TCCGGCTCATTCACACAGATATGGGTGTACTGACTTGGTGTTTCTTTTGCTGAACACTCTGATCCAGGATTTGCCTGTATaccacaacaggaagtcacCTACATTTGATGCCAAATCTAAGAAGGTCATTTGGACCATCTTCTCAGTATATAAAGACAAAGCACCCAGCATATACCCTTAAGatcctttaatgtaaaaaaaaaaaacattgattccAGCTCCAAATACTGTCAAACTCGAACAGAAGACTCACAATGACCCAACCATTCAGAATACTGAACCACAACCTCAAGAATACTCTGATTGTCCTCAACAATGTGGCATGTGGGTGTCCTCCCCGTCCTTTGTAACTCAGTGTTTTTTAGTGAAAAGATACACATACATGATGTCTCAATTTTATGTGAACATTTAATAAAGAACTTTACATAAACAATTTTTTATCTTCCTCAAACACAATAGACCTCAAGAGCACTCTGCTCTTCCTAAACAATGTGGCATTAGGGTGTCCTCCCCTTCCTTTGTAACTCAGTCTTTTATAGTGAgaagacacaaactcaaaatgtctCCATTTTATGTGAATATCTAATATAGAATTATTAgcaaacacattgttttcttcctgaaacACAGTAGACCTCAAGAGCACTCTGCTCTTCCTAAACAATGTGGCATTAGGGTGTCCTCCCCTTCCTTTGtaactcagtgtttttcactgaaaatataaacattcaaaatgtctcaATTCTATGTGAACATTGAATAAAGaattttacacaaaaacttgttttcttcctcaaacacagaaaacctcaTGAACATTCTGCTCTTCCTAAAGAACATGAAAGTTGGATGTCCTCATCCTACTTTGTAACTCGgtctttattcttcttttggCTGTAACACATAAGTGAAACAATaatttttttaaggaaatatgACCATtctcaaaataaactaaacaagcTCACATGTAAGGGCTCTCAGAGTGTCTAAGAAAGAAAGGTTTCTGCTCAGCAAAGTTCAGTGAAATCTACCAAGATCCACAAATCTTCTGTCAGAATTGTTGGGTTTAAGCTCGACTGTAACTCATGTACGCCGCACTAAAGCCTGCATAATAATACTCACCATTGCTTCACCATGGGCCATCACATGATTGTCACCGGATCCAATCTCTGACTTTGCTTTCTGCTcctaaaaatgaaacacaaatttgGGTTTTTTACTCTTACTAGAAATGCCAAATGCATAAGAAGTGTTCAGACTACCACACTGTGATTCAGAACCACGACACTACATTGACCCTAACCCTACTCACCACTGCTTCACCCCTGGATGTTGCATTATGTTCACTGGATCCAAACTCTGAGTTGTCTTTCTGTGAGAAACACAGCTCCTAAAGATAAATcatgagatttttttaattcaagggacacacagacagaaattgtgttttttaactctTACTACAAATGCCAAAATGGCTCAAGTTTTCACCGTCAGTGCATTCACACAATGaactgtttatttaaatcactggttctggtctctgacaacaacagcactgaAGATTATCTACTCCTACATACTCTGTCACGTGATTAGTCAAATCAGCTTTCTTTATCCAGTCAAGATCAAGCACACCTGACATAGTCACTAGCCGTTATTACACAGAGCATCAAGCCTCtaatttgcccgtccttttggcggctcgaTCCCaagttttagacagagggcggcaaaCTGGGGGTCTGTTTCAGTCCGCCGATTTTCCGCCctggagggtacacttatttccgcctcaaCTGCTATCTAAAACCAAGGCGGAAATATCCCGGCCAGTGAGTGAGAGGGgtggaggtgtcaatgacctgcactgttgtgtgacccacaacagaggagttttaaaaccaggaaacagctgatcacagcagtcagcccatcacttcatccgcggacattaagatcaacaactggacagctgcagagatcacAAGCTGGTAAGAACGGTTgctaatttcaaattaaagccccccgctaagaacccatTTCTAAACTCTGAtagggtgcaatgtaaagctcttattttgaagacaaattcgttgtcactgttcacagtcCAACTTcaagcttcacgtcacgtcacatgttatgcctaccccagaggcggcttttggaaaaggaggaatattatgcctccgttttagaaagacaggccagcaaattgccgcccttaccttgaaacaaatgtgccacatgttctatctaaaaagggctactgattGTTGAtagtgcaggaaaacaaagcataaGTGGTCCTGTGGGCAATGAAGACCTGAAGGAACCCTAACTCCCAGAACCACCACAGTACTTTGACTGCATTGATGGTACCCTCACCTCATCTTTCTCATGGCGCATCATCAAATTTGTACTCTGAATTTGGCGCTCCCCATCAGAGTGGCAGACATCAGTTTCTGACACATCCTTCTTCATGGGCTTGTGCTTGAAAAGACATATCATCAAATTTGTactctgaattttgtttttaaggtgcTTATACGTAGAAAATGGGTAGTTGTCTCCTGCTCAAATATCTTAATGGGTAAAGCTACTCACCATTGCTTCATCATGGACCGTCACTCCGTGTGCAATGGATCCAGCCTCCTCTGACTTCTCTTTCTGTGAGTgacacagctttttaaagataaatcatgACAGTTTTTACACTCAAATGACACATGGACAGAAATGGGGTTTTTACTCTTtctaaaaattgtaaaaatgaccGTGAAATGTTCTACTTCTATATACTCTGCCACTTGATTAATTACATCGGCCGAGCGTTTACAGTTGTTTACAGTTGTGCTTCCTCAACAGCTTCAGAGACACCAGTCTTTTTATAAACGTTTCCTCACCTGTGCACTGCCCCGACAGCTTTCTAACGGCCAGGACACTACACTCTCATGATTTTTGGCAAGCCATGTACGAGGAGGGAGTTCATCCTGCAATATTTCATTGCTGAATTCCTCGtcattcttttttctgcagtagCAAGTGGCTGCGATGATAGCGATGATGATGagtacagtcacagtgacaccTACTCCTACTGCTACATGTCTATAGTTCACAGTTGGCGGTGCTGTGAAACTGAGGATAACCTCACAATCCTGCACGCCCACGAGGCTTTCGACTGTACAGAGATAGCTTCCAGAGTCATGCTCTGTGACTTTATCTAAATACAAGTCACCTCCTGTCCTGTCAACAAAGGCACCATGAGGCAACATCCTGTTCCCGCTTTGTTTTGACCATCTGTAAGTGAGAGGGGGACTACCTTTTGAGGATCTGCACCGCAGCCTCAGATCTTGATTGGCCACAGGTTGACTATCTATGTAACACTTTGGCTTACTTGGCCTCTCCATTACTGTCAGGATAAATATTTTTAACCCGAGTTCAGGTAAACATCTGACTTTGCACTGGTAGCTGCCTGTATCTTCAGGCTTCAGGTCACGTCACATGTTATGCCTACcccagaggcggcttttggaaaaggaggaatattatgcctccgttttagaaagacaggccagcaaattgccgcccttaccttgaaacaaatgtgccacatgttctatctaaaaagggctactgattGTTGAtagtgcaggaaaacaaagcaaTAAGTGGTCCTGTGGGCAATGAAGACCCTGAAGGAACCTAACTCCCAGAACCACCACAGTACTTTGACTGCATTGATGGTACCTCACCTCATCTTTCTCATGGCGCATCATCAAATTTGTActctgaattttgttttaagGTGCTTATACGTAGAAAAATGGGTAGTTGTCTCCTGCTCAAATATCTTAATGGGTAAAGCTACTCACCATTGCTTCAGCATGGACCGTCCACTCTGTGTGCAATGGATCCAGCTCCTTGACTTCTCTTTCTGTGAGTgacacagctttttaaagataaatcatgACAGTTTTTACACTCAAATGACACATGGACAGAAATGGGGTTTATACTCTTtctaaaaattgtaaaaatgaccGTGAAATGTTCTACTTCTATATACTCTGCCACTTGATTAATTACATCGTCCGAGCGTTTACAGTTGTTTACAGTTGTGCTTCCTCAACAGCTTCAGATACACCAAGAGACAGAGACTTGCACTCCATGTATTTTGCATACATATTTGAATATACTCACAGGCTTCAGCGCCGCCATGACTTCGTACTCACTCTCTACATTCTCAGGCTGGAACCATCTGTCGAATTTCCTGCATAACGACCCAGTGTTCCTTTTTGACACAATACAGAACATGATTAGATCAATTTAAACGTCTTGAAAGACACCTTGTGTGTTGCTTTGAGACAtttaaattgtgaaatgtttgcagTTCATGAACAAAAAGGATTTAATCATGAGTCACTGAACTTGTGCCACAATTGGCCAACAGACATGTGAAAGTGTCTTTTTTATAAACGTTTCCTCACCTGTGCACTGCCCCCGACAGCTTTTCTAACGGCCAGGACACTACACTCTCATGATTTTTGGCAAGCATGTACGAGGAGGGAGTTCATCCCTGCAATGTTTCATTGCTGAAATTCCTCGtcattcttttttctgcagtagCAAGTGGCTGCGATGatagcgatgatgatgatgagtacagtcacagtgacaccTACTCCTACTGCTACATGTCTATAGTTCACAGTTGGCGGTGCTGTGAAACTGAGGATAACCTCACAATCCTGCACGCCCACGAGGCTTTCGACTGTACAGAGATAGCTTCCAGAGTCATGCTCTGTGACTTTATCTAAATACAAGTCACTCCTGTCCTGTCAACAAAGGCACCATGAGGCAACATCCTGTTCCCGCTTTGTTTTGACCATCTGTAAGTGAGAGGGGGACTACCTTTTGAGGATCTGCACCGCAGCCTCAGATCTTGATTGGCCACAGGTTGACTATCTATGTAACACTTTGGCTTACTTGGCCTCTCCATTACTGTCAGGATAAATATTTTTAACCCGAGTTCAGGTAAACATCTGACTTTGCACGGTAACTGCCTGTATCTTCAGGCTTCAGGTCACGTCACATGTTATGCCTACcccagaggcggcttttggaaaaggaggaatattatgcctccgttttagaaagacaggccagcaaattgccgcccttaccttgaaacaaatgtgccacatgttctatctaaaaagggctactgattGTTGAtagtgcaggaaaacaaagcataaGTGGTCCTGTGGGCAATGAAGACCTGAAGGAACCCTAACTCCCAGAACCACCACAGTACTTTGACTGCATTGATGGTACCCTCACCTCATCTTTCTCATGGCGCATCATCAAATTTGTactctgaattttgtttttaaggtgcTTATACGTAGAAAATGGGTAGTTGTCTCCTGCTCAAATATCTTAATGGGTAAAGCTACTCACCATTGCTTCAGCATGGACCGTCACTCTGTGTGCAATGGATCCAGCCTCCTCTGACTTCTCTTTCTGTGAGTgacacagctttttaaagataaatcatgACAGTTTTTACACTCAAATGACACATGGACAGAAATGGGGTTTATACTCTTtctaaaaattgtaaaaatgaccGTGAAATGTTCTACTTCTATATACTCTGCCACTTGATTAATTACATCGTCCGAGCGTTTACAGTTGTTTACAGTTGTGCTTCCTCAACAGCTTCAGATACACCAAGAGACAGAGACTTGCACTCCATGTATTTTGCATACATATTTGAATATACTCACAGGCTTCAGCGCCGCCATGACTTCGTACTCACTCTCTTCATTCTCAGGCTGGAACCATCTGTCGATTTCCTGCATAACGACCCAGTGTTCCTTTTGACACAATACAGAACATGATTAGATCAATTTAACGTCTTGAAAGACACCTTGTGTGTTGCTTTGAGACAAtttaaattgtgaaatgttgcagttcatgaaaaaaaggatttaatcATGAGTCACTGAACTTGTGCCACAATTGGCCAACAGACATGTGAAAGTGTCTTTTTTATAAACGTTTCCTCACCTGTGCACGGCCCCGACAGCTTTCTAACGGCCAGGACACTACACTCTCATGATTTTTGGCAAGCCATGTACGAGGAGGGAGTTCATCCTGCAATGTTTCAGTGGCTGAATTCCTCTCTTTCGTTTTTTCTGCAGTAGCAGTGGCTGCGATGAAGCGATGATGATGAGTTACAGTCACATGACACCTACTCCTACTGCTACATGTCTATAATCACAGTTGGCGGTGCTGTGAAACTGAGAAACCTCACATCCTGCACGCCCACGAGGCTTTCGACTGTACAGAGATAGCTTCCAGAGTCATGCTCTGTGACTTTAGTCTAAATACAAGTCCACCTCCTGTCCTGTCAACAAAGGCACCATGAGGCAACATCCTGTTCCCCGCTTTGTTTTGACCATCTGTAAGTGAGAGGGGGGACTACCTTTTGAGGATCTGCACCGCAGCCTCAGATCTTGATTGGCCACAGGTGACTATCTATGTAACACTTTGGCTTACTTGGCCTCTCCATTACTGTCAGGATAAATATTTTTAACCCGAGTTCAGGTAAACATCTGACTTTGCACTGGTAACTGCCTGTATCTTCAGGCTTCAGGTCACGTCACATGTTATGCCTACcccagaggcggcttttggaaaaggaggaatattatgtctccgttttagaaagacaggccagcAAATTGCCGCCCTTACTTGAATCAAATGTGCCACAtgttctatctaaaaagggctactgattGTTGAtagtgcaggaaaacaaagcatAGTGGTCCTGTGGGCAATGAAGACCTGAAGGAACCCTAACTCCCAGAACCACCACAGTACTTTGACTGCATTGATGGTACCCTCACCTCATCTTTCTCATGCGCATCATCAAATTTGTactctgaattttgtttttaaggtgcTTATACGTAGAAAATGGGTAGTTGTCCTCCTGCTCAAATATCTTAATGGGTAAAGCTACTCACCATTGCTTCAGCATGGACCGTCACTCTGTGTGCAATGGATCCAGCCTCCTCTGACTTCTCTTTCTGTGAGTgacacagctttttaaagataaatcatgACAGTTTTTACACTCAAATGACACATGGACAGAAATGGGGTTTATACTCTTtctaaaaattgtaaaaatgaccGTGAAATGTTCTACTTCTATATACTCTGCCACTTGATTAATTACATCGTCCGAGCGTTTACAGTTGTTTACAGTTGTGCTTCCTCAACAGCTTCAGATACACCAAGAGACAGAGACTTGCACTCCATGTATTTTGCATACATATTTGAATATACTCACAGGCTTCAGCGCCGCCATGACTTCGTACTCACTCTCTTCATTCTCAGGCTGGAACCATCTGTCGATTTCCTGCATAACGACCCAGTGTTCCTTTTGACACAATACAGAACATGATTAGATCAATTTAACGTCTTGAAAGACACCTTGTGTGTTGCTTTGAGACAAtttaaattgtgaaatgttGCAGTTCATGAACAAAAAGGATTTAATCATGAGTCACTGAACTTGTGCCACAATTGGCCAACAGACATGTGAAAGTGTCTTTTTTATAAACGTTTCCTCACCTGTGCACTGCCCCGACAGCTTTCTAACGGCCAGGACACTACACTCTCATGATTTTTGGCAAGCCATGTACGAGGAGGGAGTTTATCCTGCAATGTTTCATTGCTGAATTCCTCGtcattcttttttctgcagtagCAA
This genomic window from Acanthopagrus latus isolate v.2019 unplaced genomic scaffold, fAcaLat1.1, whole genome shotgun sequence contains:
- the LOC119016143 gene encoding uncharacterized protein LOC119016143, whose protein sequence is MQEIDRWFQPENEESEYEVMAALKPLCHSQKEKSEEAGSIAHRVTVHAEAMEHWVVMQEIDRWFQPENEESEYEVMAALKPKEKSEEAGSIAHRVTVHAEAMKEKSEEAGSIAHGVTVHDEAMHKPMKKDVSETDVCHSDGERQIQSTNLMMRHEKDEELCFSQKDNSEFGSSEHNATSRGEAVEQKAKSEIGSGDNHVMAHGEAMPKEE